One window of Dysidea avara chromosome 11, odDysAvar1.4, whole genome shotgun sequence genomic DNA carries:
- the LOC136239382 gene encoding uncharacterized protein isoform X2 yields the protein MAAQSGIKLVTVWVLYDYDSAVSENVFENVKAEILDKCSNPEVVPGTLTVRAENTELPEGPEPFEVSVSYELVWSKIRTGRYPTSASDMKITDAVKAAYRR from the exons ATGGCCGCACAAAGTGGTATTAAGCTGGTTACCGTTTGGGTATTGTACGACTACGATTCTGCTGTATCAGAAAATGTATTTGAGAacgt CAAAGCTGAAATTTTAGACAAATGCAGCAACCCAGAAGTGGTTCCAGGAACTTTGACAGTACGGGCTGAGAACACAGAACTCCCGGAAGGTCCCG AACCATTTGAAGTTTCTGTCAGTTATGAGCTCGTGTGGTCTAAAATCCGAACTGGTCGTTATCCCACTTCAGCTAGTGATATGAAG ATAACAGATGCGGTAAAAGCAGCTTACCGTCGATAA
- the LOC136239382 gene encoding uncharacterized protein isoform X1 gives MAAQSGIKLVTVWVLYDYDSAVSENVFENVKAEILDKCSNPEVVPGTLTVRAENTELPEGPEPFEVSVSYELVWSKIRTGRYPTSASDMKVITDAVKAAYRR, from the exons ATGGCCGCACAAAGTGGTATTAAGCTGGTTACCGTTTGGGTATTGTACGACTACGATTCTGCTGTATCAGAAAATGTATTTGAGAacgt CAAAGCTGAAATTTTAGACAAATGCAGCAACCCAGAAGTGGTTCCAGGAACTTTGACAGTACGGGCTGAGAACACAGAACTCCCGGAAGGTCCCG AACCATTTGAAGTTTCTGTCAGTTATGAGCTCGTGTGGTCTAAAATCCGAACTGGTCGTTATCCCACTTCAGCTAGTGATATGAAGgtg ATAACAGATGCGGTAAAAGCAGCTTACCGTCGATAA
- the LOC136239391 gene encoding uncharacterized protein, giving the protein MATYDRFTPVNIRVNYNMNSAESTDAFKNLQTKILDKFSSPGVEIARDSVDIERIYRPFEVYINGGLVFSKYRFGHYPSAGDINSIIDVAKEVYHGGEPRSIDSYTVTVGGLD; this is encoded by the exons ATGGCCACATACGACCGTTTTACGCCAGTTAACATACGGGTTAATTACAACATGAATTCTGCCGAGTCAACCGATGCATTTAAGAACCTTCAAACTAAAATTTTAGACAAATTCAGCAGTCCAGGTGTGGAAATAGCCAGAGATTCTGTAGATATAGAACGTATATATC GACCATTTGAGGTGTACATCAATGGTGGTCTTGTGTTCTCCAAATACCGTTTTGGTCATTATCCTTCAGCTGGTGATATCAATTCG ATAATAGATGTGGCAAAAGAAGTTTACCATGGAGGAGAGCCTAGGTCAATTGATAGTTATACAGTGACGGTGGGTGGTCTTGACTAA